One Melospiza melodia melodia isolate bMelMel2 chromosome 1, bMelMel2.pri, whole genome shotgun sequence genomic window carries:
- the CCR9 gene encoding C-C chemokine receptor type 9: MAQEVTHPGRSSLDYYRNDSMVLSLCEFPVNSTDFMCDKRQVRQFAQAFLPVFFWLIFAVGTVGNTLVVLVYCKYHFRRSMMDLYLLHLAIADLLLLFTFPFWAKAASDGWIFKDFMCKVVNSMYKINFYGCSLLLTCISFDRYITVVQAMKAKTCRRRWLLRSRLMCLAVWLTSVSLCIPELIYSQSTQVGDLTVCKIMYPPNVSVIFRVMVLALKVIIGFFLPLLVMVICYALIINTLLQAKRFQKQKSLKIITMILTTFLLSQFPYNIVLLVKAIDTYTGVVHSCQVANQLDIGLQVTQIIAFLHSCLNPFLYVFAGERFRMALGRMMQSWGCCWSRPQEHSSACDSQEHSSNWSFAMLGGRRVRNSLILNTHWTSSVMSPPCKVIL, from the exons ATGGCCCAGGAG GTCACACATCCTGGCAGGAGTAGCTTGGATTACTACAGGAATGACAGCatggtgctgtccctgtgtgagTTCCCGGTGAACAGCACAGACTTCATGTGTGACAAGAGGCAGGTCAGGCAGTTTGCTCAAGCCTTCCTGCCAGTGTTTTTCTGGCTCATCTTCGCTGTGGGCACAGTGGGGAACACTTTGGTCGTGCTTGTCTATTGCAAATACCACTTCAGGAGGAGCATGATGGATCTGTACCTGTTGCACCTGGCCATCGCCGACCTCCTGCTCCTTTTCACCTTTCCCTTCTGGGCCAAGGCTGCTTCAGATGGATGGATCTTTAAGGACTTCATGTGCAAAGTTGTCAACAGCATGTATAAGATCAATTTCTATGGCTGCAGCTTGCTTCTAACCTGCATCAGCTTTGACAGGTACATCACGGTAGTGCAAGCGATGAAAGCCAAAACTTGTAGGCGCAGGTGGCTTCTGCGCAGCAGGCTCATGTGCCTGGCTGTCTGGCTGACGTCTGTGAGCCTGTGCATCCCAGAACTCATttacagccagagcacacaggtgGGTGACCTAACAGTTTGCAAAATTATGTACCCACCAAACGTCAGTGTGATCTTCAGAGTTATGGTCCTGGCCTTGAAAGTCATCATAGGATTCTTCCTCCCGCTCCTTGTCATGGTGATTTGTTATGCCCTTATCATCAACACCCTCCTACAGGCCAAAAGATTTCAAAAGCAGAAGTCGCTGAAGATCATCACCATGATCCTCACCACTTTCCTCCTCTCTCAGTTCCCATACAATATTGTTTTGCTGGTCAAAGCCATCGACACCTACACGGGGGTGGTGCACAGTTGTCAGGTTGCCAACCAGCTGGACATCGGGCTGCAGGTCACCCAGATCATCGCCTTCCTCCACAGCTGCCTCAACCCCTTCCTCTATGTCTTTGCTGGTGAGCGGTTCAGAATGGCGCTGGGCAGGATGATGcaaagctggggctgctgctggagcaggcccCAAGAGCACTCCTCTGCCTGTGACAGCCAGGAGCACAGCTCAAACTGGTCCTTTGCCATGCTGGGGGGACGGCGGGTCAGGAACTCCCTGATCCTCAACACTCACTGGACCTCCTCTGTTATGTCCCCTCCTTGCAAAGTCATCCTGTAA